The Nitrospiria bacterium genome includes a region encoding these proteins:
- the rsmI gene encoding 16S rRNA (cytidine(1402)-2'-O)-methyltransferase, translating to MIEKIGELFVVSTPIGNLEDITLRALKTLHEADIIAAEDTRHAKKLLNHFQIHTPLTSYHDFNKEEKSEILINKLKEGNHIAVLCDAGTPTICDPGYYLIRRAIQCDIRIIPIPGPTALIAALTGSGAPPDRFTFEGFAPRKRGPRQRWFESLQQETKTILFYESPHRILSCLTDLISVLGDRDIILARELTKTFEEFIRGKATEIKTQLEEKAIRGEITVIIEGIKRSKKNKNKNH from the coding sequence ATGATTGAGAAAATAGGAGAACTTTTCGTCGTTTCCACCCCCATTGGAAACCTGGAGGATATTACCCTCCGAGCGTTAAAAACGCTTCATGAAGCGGACATCATCGCTGCAGAGGATACTCGCCATGCCAAAAAACTTTTAAACCACTTTCAAATCCATACCCCTCTAACCAGTTACCATGACTTTAATAAAGAAGAAAAAAGCGAAATTTTAATCAATAAATTAAAAGAAGGAAATCATATTGCGGTGCTGTGTGATGCGGGAACCCCCACCATCTGTGATCCCGGGTATTATCTCATTCGAAGGGCAATTCAATGTGATATCCGGATCATACCCATCCCAGGACCCACAGCGTTAATTGCTGCATTGACAGGGTCGGGTGCCCCTCCGGATCGGTTCACCTTCGAAGGTTTTGCCCCAAGAAAACGTGGACCCCGGCAACGGTGGTTTGAATCCCTCCAACAGGAAACGAAAACCATTCTTTTTTATGAATCACCCCACAGAATTCTATCTTGTTTAACCGATTTAATCAGTGTTCTCGGAGATCGGGACATCATCTTGGCAAGGGAATTAACAAAAACCTTTGAGGAATTCATTCGGGGAAAGGCAACGGAAATTAAAACCCAGTTAGAAGAAAAAGCCATCCGAGGGGAAATTACGGTAATTATTGAAGGAATTAAACGTTCCAAAAAAAACAAAAATAAAAACCATTAA
- a CDS encoding UDP-glucose/GDP-mannose dehydrogenase family protein, whose amino-acid sequence MNICVVGTGYVGLVTGACFAEFGNKVVCVDNDETKIRNLKRGILPIYEPGLEEIVRKNSKEDRLSFTTDLGNAIQQSLVIFIAVGTPSREDGSADLSYVEGVAREIASHLNGYKVIVTKSTVPVGTGAKIQEIIQKNKKEGGEFDIVSNPEFLREGSAIEDFMRPNRVVIGTNGSQAIAILKDLYRPLYLIETPFVITDVVSAEMIKYASNAFLATKVSFINEMAALCERVNADVHQVAKGMGLDRRIGSKFLHPGPGFGGSCFPKDTKALTQISREQGYTFEIVEAVIRVNEKQRDRMVEKIRGAVGDLQNKTLGVLGLSFKPNTDDIRESPSVAIIESLLKKGSTIRAFDPIAMDEAKKVLKNVYYGSDAYETAKGCDALILMTEWNQFRNLDLDRIKSIITQPVFIDLRNVYDPLRMAKLGFRYIGVGRKPSEF is encoded by the coding sequence ATGAATATTTGCGTTGTGGGAACAGGTTATGTGGGATTAGTGACAGGGGCCTGTTTTGCGGAATTCGGCAATAAAGTGGTTTGTGTGGATAATGACGAAACGAAAATTCGGAATTTAAAAAGAGGAATTTTGCCCATCTATGAGCCTGGCCTTGAAGAAATTGTGCGAAAAAATTCAAAGGAAGATAGGCTTTCGTTTACAACCGATTTGGGAAATGCGATCCAACAATCCTTGGTGATTTTTATTGCAGTGGGTACGCCTTCGCGGGAAGACGGTTCGGCGGATCTTTCTTACGTGGAAGGTGTGGCACGAGAGATTGCAAGTCACCTAAATGGATATAAGGTGATTGTGACCAAAAGTACCGTTCCAGTAGGAACGGGGGCTAAAATTCAAGAAATTATCCAGAAAAACAAAAAAGAGGGAGGGGAATTTGATATCGTTTCCAACCCCGAATTTTTGCGGGAAGGATCTGCGATTGAAGATTTTATGAGGCCCAACCGGGTGGTGATTGGGACCAATGGTTCTCAGGCCATTGCGATTCTAAAAGACCTTTACCGTCCTTTATACTTGATAGAGACTCCCTTTGTAATTACCGATGTAGTGAGTGCGGAGATGATTAAATATGCCTCTAACGCCTTCCTTGCCACTAAAGTTTCATTTATCAACGAAATGGCCGCCCTCTGTGAGCGGGTCAACGCGGATGTGCATCAGGTTGCGAAAGGGATGGGCCTTGACCGGCGGATTGGGTCCAAATTTTTGCACCCGGGGCCTGGATTTGGTGGATCCTGTTTTCCAAAAGATACAAAAGCCCTTACACAAATTTCCCGTGAACAAGGGTATACATTTGAAATTGTTGAAGCGGTCATCCGCGTCAATGAAAAACAGCGGGACAGAATGGTGGAAAAAATCCGCGGGGCTGTTGGGGATCTTCAAAACAAAACCCTAGGGGTCTTGGGCCTTTCCTTCAAACCCAATACGGATGATATTCGGGAAAGTCCTTCCGTGGCAATTATTGAATCCCTTTTAAAGAAAGGAAGCACGATCCGGGCTTTTGATCCTATTGCAATGGATGAGGCAAAAAAGGTATTAAAAAATGTATACTATGGGTCTGATGCCTATGAGACTGCCAAGGGATGCGATGCTCTGATTCTCATGACCGAATGGAATCAATTTCGAAATCTTGACCTTGATAGAATTAAATCGATTATAACCCAACCGGTTTTTATTGACCTTCGCAATGTCTATGATCCTTTAAGAATGGCAAAACTG
- a CDS encoding class I SAM-dependent methyltransferase, whose product MVTKNPDTALISEKAIQSPLGATTQNQGCDLCGGLSYQVFYRKGRHGASLNTVICKECGLVFIHPRPSDHENSGYYRTHYWKEYKNQKNPDEKFFKRRIPKIQPILDELRPFLSPGMNILECGCSVGALLSCIKSVVGNSGKVIGIEPDQKQSDYARQEKGLDVRTGLIQEITPQLKHEEFDLIVMNHVLEHTTSPTQVLISLKELLKTNGFLIVEVPNIEAPGSRLSHFFHPAHPFCFSPVTLRRLAYKTGFSVERMESRDGDLPNVHLFAVMRKPESQEKIPSPKIIRDDTEFRAEALKKYERWYWLTAATIRKKFTHWMLQRTPSSPGKNSSL is encoded by the coding sequence ATGGTTACGAAAAATCCTGATACAGCCCTAATTTCCGAAAAAGCGATTCAATCCCCCTTGGGCGCAACAACCCAAAACCAGGGTTGCGATCTTTGCGGAGGTCTTTCCTATCAAGTCTTCTACCGAAAAGGGAGGCATGGGGCTTCCTTAAACACTGTGATCTGTAAGGAGTGTGGATTGGTTTTTATCCATCCCAGACCCAGTGATCATGAAAACTCTGGGTATTATCGAACCCACTATTGGAAGGAATACAAAAACCAAAAGAACCCCGATGAGAAATTCTTTAAAAGGAGAATTCCAAAAATTCAACCCATACTGGATGAGTTGCGGCCCTTTTTAAGTCCGGGAATGAATATTCTGGAATGTGGCTGTAGCGTGGGGGCACTCCTCTCCTGTATCAAATCCGTTGTGGGAAATAGCGGAAAAGTCATCGGAATAGAACCCGACCAAAAACAATCAGATTACGCCCGCCAGGAAAAAGGTCTGGATGTCCGAACCGGTTTAATTCAGGAAATCACGCCTCAACTCAAACATGAGGAATTTGACCTCATCGTCATGAACCATGTTCTTGAGCATACCACCAGCCCAACTCAGGTCTTAATATCGTTGAAGGAATTACTTAAAACCAATGGATTTTTAATTGTAGAAGTCCCCAATATCGAAGCCCCGGGGTCAAGGCTTTCTCATTTTTTTCACCCTGCCCACCCCTTCTGTTTTTCACCCGTCACCCTTCGCAGGCTTGCCTATAAAACCGGTTTTTCTGTTGAAAGAATGGAATCGCGGGATGGGGACTTGCCCAATGTGCACCTTTTTGCGGTCATGAGAAAACCCGAATCCCAAGAAAAAATCCCTTCCCCTAAAATAATCCGGGATGATACGGAATTTCGCGCCGAGGCTCTCAAGAAATACGAACGCTGGTACTGGCTTACCGCGGCAACGATCCGGAAGAAATTCACCCACTGGATGCTCCAGAGAACCCCCTCCTCCCCAGGAAAAAATTCTTCTCTTTAG
- a CDS encoding diguanylate cyclase translates to MPFLKLFNLANLTGPLRIALAKKLFLGFVAMVALTLLVGGYALVKLNTLRGISEGMVKQDFVFSKLINQMEENLLVQNLYEKRYSVLKDPAVKTLFDDRGKEFKQLWAEYRSHISPEESGLQKIMTLHQNYESYVKNKIDLLDQGEEQKAETLSKDFIRVTFEELMEKIKKVNKKINKEQNEKILKTHQIGEEAFYVTVFLCLVSGIFGFGFSTFLIYNLSSSIRKLKEATRFIGEGKFDRVTSIPQIKDEVGDLAESFQWMSNRLRTLEELNLDANPLTRLPGNLAIEKEILTRLHSDSKFAFCLVDLDNFKAFSDRYGYARGSELLKGMGSILVDTVKRLGAPNDFIGHIGGDDFVLVISMASISPLCEGIIQQFDEQITRYYDPEDVKRGFIISKDRKDKEQAFPIMTLSIAVVTNDKRPLSSPAHIAEIAAQLKQYAKTFSKSLYVVDQRRSL, encoded by the coding sequence ATGCCTTTTCTAAAATTGTTTAATTTAGCCAATCTCACCGGGCCTCTTCGGATTGCATTAGCAAAAAAACTTTTTTTAGGGTTTGTGGCAATGGTGGCTTTGACCCTTCTGGTCGGCGGATATGCCTTGGTGAAACTCAATACGCTGAGGGGAATCAGTGAAGGAATGGTCAAACAGGATTTTGTCTTTTCAAAACTCATAAATCAAATGGAAGAAAACCTTCTTGTTCAAAATTTGTATGAAAAACGCTATTCGGTGCTTAAAGATCCCGCCGTTAAAACCCTTTTTGATGATCGCGGAAAAGAGTTTAAACAATTATGGGCGGAGTACCGATCCCATATTTCTCCAGAAGAATCGGGATTACAAAAAATTATGACGTTACACCAAAATTACGAATCCTATGTCAAAAATAAAATAGATTTACTGGATCAAGGGGAAGAACAAAAGGCAGAAACCCTATCAAAGGACTTCATCCGGGTGACCTTTGAAGAGTTAATGGAAAAAATTAAAAAAGTGAACAAGAAAATCAATAAAGAACAAAACGAAAAAATTTTAAAAACACATCAAATTGGAGAAGAAGCTTTTTACGTTACTGTTTTCCTTTGCCTGGTGAGTGGGATTTTCGGGTTTGGGTTTTCCACTTTTTTAATTTATAATTTATCCTCTTCGATTCGGAAACTTAAGGAAGCCACCCGATTTATTGGAGAAGGGAAGTTTGATCGGGTAACTTCAATCCCACAAATAAAAGATGAGGTGGGGGATCTTGCTGAGTCCTTTCAGTGGATGAGCAATCGCCTCCGAACCCTGGAGGAATTGAATCTGGACGCCAATCCTTTAACCCGTTTGCCGGGAAATTTGGCCATCGAAAAAGAAATTTTGACCCGCCTTCATTCCGATTCGAAGTTTGCCTTTTGTCTTGTTGATTTGGACAATTTTAAAGCTTTTAGTGATCGATATGGATATGCCCGGGGAAGTGAATTGCTAAAAGGGATGGGAAGCATTTTGGTGGATACCGTTAAACGGTTGGGGGCTCCCAATGATTTTATCGGTCATATCGGGGGAGATGATTTTGTTTTGGTCATTAGTATGGCCAGTATTTCTCCTCTGTGTGAAGGCATTATTCAACAATTCGATGAACAAATTACCCGTTATTATGATCCTGAGGATGTAAAAAGGGGGTTCATTATTTCCAAGGATCGAAAAGACAAGGAGCAGGCCTTTCCTATCATGACCCTTTCCATCGCAGTGGTCACAAATGATAAAAGGCCTTTAAGCAGCCCTGCACATATCGCTGAAATAGCGGCGCAGCTCAAACAGTACGCGAAAACCTTTTCCAAAAGTCTCTATGTGGTGGATCAACGGAGGTCCCTATGA
- a CDS encoding DUF6036 family nucleotidyltransferase, protein MSQINADHILTLLKTFTQEKKSPLEIILIGGLALHFYGKKERVTVDVDAEVKGDLEGLFHFLKGHQIPADLSENISGWSVVGMPPDYQERTLVVYEDALLKVKILSPVDFIVAKLRRFSEEDINDGIFVAKKYNIKPEQVKESANIAIKHSVKDTALFPFRKNVQRFNQMLSE, encoded by the coding sequence TTGTCTCAGATTAATGCGGATCACATTCTCACTCTTCTAAAAACCTTTACTCAAGAAAAAAAAAGTCCCCTTGAAATTATTCTAATCGGTGGTTTGGCCCTTCACTTTTACGGGAAAAAGGAGAGGGTTACCGTAGATGTGGACGCCGAGGTTAAGGGAGACCTTGAGGGGTTATTTCATTTTTTGAAGGGCCATCAGATACCGGCTGATCTAAGCGAAAATATTTCTGGATGGTCTGTTGTGGGAATGCCACCCGATTATCAGGAAAGGACCCTTGTGGTCTATGAAGACGCCCTATTAAAAGTCAAAATCCTTTCACCCGTTGATTTTATTGTGGCCAAACTTCGGCGTTTTTCTGAAGAAGATATCAATGACGGAATATTTGTTGCCAAGAAATATAACATTAAACCCGAACAGGTGAAGGAGTCTGCAAACATCGCCATTAAGCATTCAGTAAAAGATACCGCGTTGTTCCCTTTTCGAAAGAACGTTCAACGATTTAATCAGATGTTGAGCGAATGA
- the bamD gene encoding outer membrane protein assembly factor BamD, giving the protein MKVQKEIISIFLSFALSGCLTIQVSPQTPPFNDSSGPLHSLNYAHELFKKKEYSDAEKTFRYVIDTYSLDPLSADARIGLAYTLLYFDNPKRDELKAVKELEQFLIQNPMHPRANEVKNWISFLNNLNEVKIENKRLKDDLQRLIDIDIETEKKRKETQEEFKEPQEKPIEPPQQN; this is encoded by the coding sequence ATGAAGGTGCAAAAAGAAATTATTTCCATTTTTTTGTCGTTTGCCCTATCCGGGTGTCTTACTATTCAGGTTTCCCCTCAAACCCCACCGTTTAATGATTCATCGGGGCCCCTTCACTCGCTAAATTATGCCCATGAGTTGTTCAAGAAAAAAGAATATTCAGATGCTGAAAAGACTTTTCGTTATGTGATAGATACCTATTCCCTTGATCCCCTTTCCGCTGATGCCCGGATTGGGCTGGCATACACCCTTCTTTATTTTGATAATCCAAAACGGGATGAGCTCAAAGCCGTGAAAGAGCTCGAGCAGTTCCTAATACAAAACCCCATGCACCCTCGGGCAAACGAGGTCAAGAATTGGATCAGCTTTTTAAATAACCTCAATGAGGTGAAAATAGAAAATAAACGGTTAAAAGATGACCTTCAGCGTTTAATCGATATTGATATTGAGACGGAGAAAAAAAGGAAAGAAACCCAGGAGGAATTCAAGGAGCCTCAGGAAAAACCCATTGAACCCCCCCAACAAAATTAA